A genomic region of Nitrospirota bacterium contains the following coding sequences:
- a CDS encoding CTP synthase, whose protein sequence is MGNDTVKAKFIFVTGGVVSSLGKGVAAAAAGSLLECYGLKVTFLKFDPYINVDPGTMNPFQHGEVFVTDDGTETDLDLGHYERFTTVTTSAKNNYTTGKIYFNVITKERRGEYLGGTVQMVPHITDEIKRCILEAANEKDIVIVEIGGTVGDIESLPFLEAIRQFRFDMGSDKTLYMHLTLIPFVKAADEIKTKPTQHSVNKMREIGIQPDILVCRTDRPISDEIKKKIALFCNVEAEAVIIARDVENIYEIPIMLNDDGLDRILIKKLNLNVGKPDLSRWTEIVKKIRNPSGKVTIAIVGKYVNLRDSYKSLCEALIHGGLANNVDVSLRLLDAEEIEGKGPDAVLSDADGILVPGGFGNRGIEGKIAAIKYSRENKIPFFGICLGMQCAVIEFARNMAGFSDANSTEFDEKTAYPVIHIMPDQEGKDKGGTMRLGAYPCVLMPDTAAYKAYKSARISERHRHRYEFNNIYRDNLIKAGLVISGLYPQKDLVEIVEIKDHPWFLATQFHPEFKSRPIAPHPLFASFIGAAVRKVK, encoded by the coding sequence ATGGGAAATGATACTGTAAAGGCCAAATTTATTTTTGTCACAGGCGGGGTAGTTTCATCGCTTGGCAAGGGTGTGGCAGCGGCAGCAGCAGGAAGCCTGCTTGAATGTTACGGCCTGAAGGTTACATTTCTGAAATTTGATCCCTACATAAATGTGGACCCTGGCACGATGAACCCGTTTCAGCATGGAGAGGTCTTTGTTACTGACGACGGTACAGAAACGGATCTGGATCTTGGCCATTACGAAAGATTCACAACTGTAACAACATCAGCTAAAAATAATTATACTACAGGTAAAATATACTTTAACGTCATCACAAAGGAGCGCCGCGGTGAATATCTTGGCGGTACAGTCCAGATGGTCCCTCATATAACAGATGAAATCAAGAGGTGCATACTCGAGGCTGCCAATGAAAAGGATATCGTTATAGTTGAAATAGGGGGCACTGTCGGAGATATTGAAAGCCTTCCTTTCCTGGAAGCTATCAGGCAGTTCCGTTTTGACATGGGAAGCGACAAAACCCTCTATATGCATCTGACTCTGATACCATTTGTCAAGGCCGCAGATGAAATCAAGACAAAACCCACCCAGCATAGTGTCAATAAGATGAGAGAAATAGGCATTCAGCCTGACATCCTTGTATGCAGAACCGACAGGCCAATCTCCGATGAGATAAAAAAGAAGATAGCCCTTTTTTGTAATGTCGAGGCTGAGGCTGTAATAATTGCGAGGGACGTTGAAAATATCTATGAAATCCCGATTATGCTTAATGATGACGGACTTGACCGGATACTTATCAAGAAGCTGAATCTGAATGTGGGAAAACCAGATCTCAGCCGCTGGACTGAGATTGTCAAAAAGATCAGAAATCCATCGGGTAAGGTCACAATAGCCATTGTTGGTAAATACGTTAATCTGAGGGATTCCTACAAGAGCCTTTGCGAGGCACTGATACATGGAGGACTTGCGAATAATGTTGACGTCAGCCTGAGACTGCTTGATGCAGAGGAGATAGAGGGAAAGGGACCAGATGCTGTTCTTTCGGATGCAGACGGGATTCTTGTTCCAGGCGGGTTCGGGAACCGTGGAATTGAAGGGAAGATTGCAGCGATAAAATATTCCAGAGAAAACAAGATACCATTTTTCGGCATATGTCTCGGGATGCAATGCGCTGTTATTGAATTTGCAAGGAATATGGCAGGGTTCAGTGACGCAAACAGCACTGAATTCGATGAGAAAACCGCTTATCCGGTAATACACATCATGCCTGATCAGGAGGGAAAGGATAAGGGCGGGACGATGAGATTGGGTGCATATCCATGCGTCCTCATGCCGGATACTGCCGCCTATAAAGCATATAAGAGCGCAAGGATAAGTGAGCGTCACCGCCACAGATATGAATTTAATAACATATACAGGGATAACCTTATAAAGGCCGGACTTGTCATAAGCGGCCTCTATCCCCAAAAAGACCTCGTTGAAATAGTAGAGATCAAGGATCATCCGTGGTTTTTGGCCACCCAGTTTCACCCTGAATTCAAATCAAGACCTATTGCCCCGCATCCACTCTTTGCGTCATTCATTGGAGCGGCAGTCAGAAAAGTTAAATGA
- a CDS encoding TolC family protein has product MYLILVSLFYVLFLSVTPSAAADRTVSLQEAYNLALKNHEAVRIAGEGLYQLEQTRKKAVSSILPSLTAEGSYTKYSEEKSSAVTVIQPDYSLNYSLILSLPIYRGGREWSALRQAKYMVDAGERGVGITKEDIVSAVANSYFGLIRIQREKEIKEADLKRAEERSRVASARFKVGEVTRTAVLRADAETAGIQADLSRVNKELRIAEDMLARLLGIPSGFSVSEPAGKQAPDGTVEEFIRTALSKRNDYRKTGAEVETAKEGIRYAKGGFMPTLRLDGVYSGRDQDPVSSSFYNKESIYASLTLSYPLYEGGLRIAEVREAESKYRETELRKLSLAKEIELGVRDASYNIDAINSAIVFYKTQVSFAEENYNTVFKQFSYGLAANADVIDANSTLVSAQKSYSNSIIDLQLAIIDLKKKMGLILDEVSPVEPGQDIRSHE; this is encoded by the coding sequence ATGTACTTAATTCTTGTATCATTATTTTACGTATTATTTCTTTCCGTCACGCCTTCCGCTGCAGCTGATCGCACTGTTTCGCTGCAGGAGGCGTATAACCTTGCATTGAAAAATCATGAGGCCGTCAGGATTGCTGGAGAAGGTTTGTATCAGCTTGAACAGACAAGGAAGAAAGCGGTGTCCAGTATACTTCCTTCGCTGACTGCTGAAGGAAGCTACACAAAGTATTCAGAAGAAAAGAGCTCAGCTGTCACTGTAATTCAGCCTGACTACAGCCTGAATTACAGTTTGATATTGTCCCTCCCAATATACAGGGGCGGAAGGGAATGGAGTGCGCTCAGACAGGCAAAGTATATGGTTGACGCCGGTGAGAGAGGCGTTGGAATAACGAAAGAGGATATTGTCTCGGCTGTAGCGAACTCATACTTCGGGTTGATAAGGATTCAACGGGAAAAGGAGATTAAGGAGGCTGATCTGAAGAGGGCCGAGGAAAGAAGCAGGGTGGCCTCTGCAAGGTTTAAGGTTGGGGAGGTAACCAGGACAGCAGTTCTGAGGGCTGATGCCGAAACAGCAGGCATACAGGCTGATCTGTCAAGAGTAAATAAGGAGCTCCGCATTGCAGAAGACATGCTGGCCAGACTGCTCGGAATTCCGTCAGGTTTTTCTGTATCCGAGCCTGCCGGTAAACAGGCGCCGGATGGCACTGTTGAGGAATTTATCCGGACAGCTCTCAGTAAAAGAAATGATTATAGAAAGACCGGGGCCGAGGTTGAGACCGCAAAAGAGGGGATTCGTTATGCAAAGGGAGGATTTATGCCCACCCTCAGACTGGACGGGGTGTATTCAGGCAGGGATCAGGATCCGGTCTCTTCTTCCTTTTATAACAAGGAAAGCATCTATGCCTCCCTTACATTATCATATCCGCTTTATGAGGGAGGATTACGGATTGCAGAGGTGCGTGAGGCAGAAAGTAAATACAGGGAAACTGAGTTAAGGAAACTAAGCCTGGCAAAGGAGATAGAACTAGGGGTACGCGATGCCTCCTACAATATTGACGCCATCAATTCAGCTATAGTATTTTACAAGACCCAGGTTTCCTTTGCAGAAGAAAATTATAATACTGTGTTCAAACAATTCTCATACGGATTAGCGGCCAATGCTGATGTAATAGATGCAAACTCAACTCTTGTGTCAGCTCAAAAGTCTTATTCCAACAGCATCATTGATCTCCAGCTTGCAATAATAGATTTAAAGAAGAAGATGGGATTGATCCTTGATGAAGTATCTCCAGTGGAGCCCGGACAGGATATCAGGAGTCATGAATGA
- the kdsA gene encoding 3-deoxy-8-phosphooctulonate synthase: MSIQIGTKSIHSTSRLFFIAGPCVIEDYDITLEIASELRDIAREYDVFIIFKASYDKANRTSVNSYRGPGIEKGIDILGRIRTETGLPVLSDIHTPEEVNTVKEVLDVLQIPAFLCRQTDLLLSAAMTQKAVNIKKGQFLSPWDMKNAVDKIKSTGNNNIMLTERGTMLGYNNLVVDMRSIPVMKSFGYPVIFDATHSVQLPGGTGTASGGQREFIKTLSMAAVAAGCNGVFMEVHPDPARALSDSATQVPLKDVRSLIKDLCSLSDFLRLA, from the coding sequence ATGAGTATTCAGATAGGGACAAAATCCATACACAGCACCAGCCGGCTCTTCTTTATTGCAGGACCATGCGTAATTGAAGATTATGACATAACGCTTGAGATTGCCTCTGAACTCAGGGACATAGCCAGGGAATATGATGTCTTCATCATTTTTAAGGCATCGTATGATAAAGCCAACAGGACATCGGTCAACTCTTACAGAGGGCCTGGAATCGAAAAGGGGATAGATATCCTTGGCAGGATCAGGACTGAAACGGGCCTGCCTGTTTTGTCTGATATACACACCCCTGAAGAGGTCAACACAGTTAAAGAAGTGCTTGATGTATTGCAGATACCGGCATTTCTTTGCAGGCAAACAGATCTCTTATTATCGGCAGCCATGACACAAAAAGCTGTAAACATAAAAAAAGGGCAGTTTCTCTCTCCGTGGGATATGAAAAACGCGGTAGACAAGATCAAATCCACAGGAAACAATAATATTATGCTTACAGAGCGTGGCACTATGCTGGGATACAATAATCTTGTAGTTGACATGAGGTCCATACCTGTAATGAAGTCATTTGGTTATCCGGTTATATTTGATGCAACTCATAGTGTCCAGCTTCCGGGTGGTACAGGTACGGCATCAGGTGGTCAGCGTGAATTCATCAAAACGCTCTCAATGGCTGCTGTTGCTGCAGGATGCAACGGCGTCTTTATGGAGGTTCATCCTGACCCTGCAAGGGCCCTGTCAGACAGCGCCACACAAGTGCCGCTCAAAGATGTCAGGTCCCTGATAAAAGACCTCTGCAGTCTTAGTGACTTTTTAAGACTTGCCTGA
- the pgsA gene encoding CDP-diacylglycerol--glycerol-3-phosphate 3-phosphatidyltransferase has protein sequence MNLNLPNILTTLRILLIPFFIIVFAVPSASRSGWAALIFIVASLTDWFDGYLARKFKQVTLSGKLLDPVADKLLVLSALIMLVELHRVPSWLAIVIVGRDIAITGLRAIASSIGVVIAARDMGKMKTLVQIVALVLLILDYPVSLGSRVIDLHEIGTVMLWYSAILAIISGGDYTIRFWSGMKKT, from the coding sequence TTGAATTTGAATCTACCCAATATCCTTACCACTCTGCGAATATTACTTATACCTTTTTTTATAATAGTCTTTGCAGTGCCATCTGCATCAAGGTCCGGCTGGGCTGCACTTATTTTTATAGTCGCATCCTTAACAGACTGGTTTGACGGATACCTTGCAAGGAAGTTTAAACAGGTCACGTTATCAGGCAAGCTCCTTGACCCTGTTGCCGATAAGCTACTTGTATTGTCAGCCCTGATCATGCTCGTTGAACTGCACAGGGTGCCGTCGTGGCTCGCCATAGTGATTGTGGGGAGAGATATCGCCATAACTGGCCTAAGGGCTATAGCCTCATCCATTGGTGTGGTGATTGCTGCCAGGGATATGGGTAAGATGAAAACCCTCGTGCAAATTGTTGCATTGGTATTACTCATACTTGATTATCCGGTTTCACTGGGTTCGAGGGTCATTGATTTACATGAAATCGGAACTGTTATGCTTTGGTATTCAGCTATTCTCGCAATAATATCAGGAGGGGACTATACCATCAGGTTCTGGTCCGGCATGAAAAAAACATGA
- a CDS encoding DUF4388 domain-containing protein, translating to MSLEGSIKEFGLAEILQLISMQKKSGVVSISHKSESTKLHFDNGQLVFATAISGGETKRLGEILKSAGKMTEDQVAESLRKQEITKERIGNVFVSSGHVSTDEVKEALQQQLMEVIFHVLRWKDGYYKFTACEIDYDREFQITVQTDFILMEGSRMVDEWGLIEARIPSSNIVFSQTERGAEIEHLFSRLSPDEITVYNLVDGSRDITDILNVAEMPQFPLYRIMLTLLMSGLITQRSLKKDIIYENNQAPDDAPAATDITPEENTGSSIRLKYAFQIAALIFILIFILLLFPAGKMAGMNELTGVSDFLRNQETMTRLQYLKRAIGYYYLDNGSSPESLSILISQNYLEAGIIYDAWGNKFIYDKYPVDKASWSYRLYSTGKDRVASTHDDVY from the coding sequence ATGTCTCTTGAAGGTTCCATAAAGGAATTTGGTCTGGCTGAAATACTGCAGCTCATATCCATGCAGAAAAAGAGCGGAGTCGTGTCCATATCACATAAGAGTGAATCAACAAAACTGCATTTTGATAATGGCCAGCTTGTGTTTGCTACGGCAATAAGCGGAGGAGAAACAAAACGCCTTGGGGAAATCCTGAAAAGTGCCGGTAAAATGACTGAAGACCAGGTTGCGGAGTCATTGCGTAAGCAGGAAATAACAAAGGAAAGGATAGGGAATGTATTCGTATCATCAGGCCATGTTTCAACAGATGAAGTAAAAGAGGCATTGCAGCAGCAACTTATGGAAGTCATATTCCATGTATTACGATGGAAGGATGGTTATTATAAGTTTACCGCCTGTGAGATAGATTATGACAGGGAATTTCAAATAACCGTTCAGACTGATTTCATTTTGATGGAAGGCTCAAGGATGGTTGATGAATGGGGTCTTATTGAGGCCAGGATCCCTTCATCAAACATAGTCTTTTCACAAACTGAGAGAGGAGCTGAAATAGAGCATCTTTTCTCCAGATTGAGCCCTGATGAAATAACAGTGTACAACCTTGTAGACGGCAGTCGAGACATAACGGATATACTCAATGTGGCTGAAATGCCACAATTTCCGCTTTACAGGATAATGCTCACCCTGCTGATGTCAGGATTGATAACTCAGAGATCTTTAAAGAAGGATATTATTTATGAAAATAATCAGGCGCCGGATGATGCGCCTGCTGCTACGGACATAACTCCTGAGGAGAATACAGGATCCAGCATCAGACTTAAGTATGCCTTTCAGATCGCAGCGCTGATTTTCATTTTAATTTTTATTCTTCTGTTGTTTCCGGCAGGTAAAATGGCCGGCATGAATGAACTGACAGGGGTCTCTGATTTTCTCAGAAATCAGGAGACAATGACCAGATTGCAGTACCTTAAAAGGGCTATCGGATACTACTATCTGGATAATGGCAGTTCTCCTGAATCTTTATCAATATTAATCTCTCAAAATTATCTTGAAGCGGGAATAATTTATGATGCATGGGGGAATAAATTCATTTATGATAAATATCCCGTTGACAAGGCATCCTGGAGTTACAGGCTGTACAGCACCGGCAAAGACAGGGTGGCCTCGACGCATGATGATGTTTATTGA
- a CDS encoding KpsF/GutQ family sugar-phosphate isomerase, which produces MGDIETGRRVLDIEAKAIDTLKARLNQSFSDAITLLYNCKGRVVVTGMGKSGLIGRKIAATLASTGTPAFFLHPAEGIHGDIGMIIHEDIIIAISNSGETDEILALLPVFKKMGLRMICLTGKPDSTLSRNSDAVLDVSIKEEACPMNLVPTASTTAALAMGDALAVTLLEKRKFREEDFALFHPGGALGRRLLLRVEDIMHTGLDIPVVYKDTPMKDVFFEMTSKKLGVTTVLDENNRLFGIITDGDLRRLLERESVSASDIFSRTAAEAATQDPKIIHQDMLAASAVQIMEKHSITSLAVVNKDMTVAGIIHLHDLLKKGLV; this is translated from the coding sequence GTGGGTGACATAGAAACAGGCCGCAGGGTTCTCGATATTGAAGCTAAGGCCATTGACACTCTAAAGGCAAGACTGAACCAGAGCTTTTCAGATGCAATTACCCTTCTCTACAACTGTAAGGGGAGGGTTGTTGTTACAGGAATGGGCAAGTCAGGCTTGATAGGCAGAAAAATAGCTGCTACACTGGCAAGTACCGGCACCCCTGCTTTTTTTCTTCATCCTGCCGAAGGTATACATGGGGACATAGGTATGATCATTCATGAGGATATAATAATAGCCATATCAAACAGTGGTGAAACGGACGAAATACTCGCCTTATTGCCAGTTTTTAAGAAGATGGGCCTGCGTATGATATGCCTTACCGGAAAACCTGATTCCACTCTTTCCAGAAATAGCGATGCAGTCCTGGATGTCAGTATTAAGGAGGAGGCGTGCCCTATGAATTTAGTGCCTACAGCCAGCACCACTGCGGCACTTGCAATGGGAGACGCACTTGCAGTTACCCTTCTCGAAAAACGCAAATTCAGGGAGGAAGATTTTGCACTGTTTCATCCTGGCGGGGCACTTGGCAGACGCCTTCTTCTTCGTGTAGAGGATATTATGCATACAGGCTTGGATATACCTGTTGTGTACAAAGACACACCTATGAAGGATGTATTTTTTGAAATGACATCAAAGAAGCTGGGGGTGACGACTGTTCTCGATGAAAATAACAGGCTTTTTGGGATAATTACAGATGGAGATTTAAGAAGATTGCTCGAGCGCGAGTCCGTCAGCGCAAGTGATATATTCAGTCGTACTGCCGCTGAGGCAGCTACTCAGGATCCGAAGATAATTCACCAGGACATGCTTGCAGCATCGGCAGTCCAGATTATGGAAAAACATTCAATAACATCTCTTGCTGTTGTAAATAAAGACATGACAGTAGCAGGTATAATACACCTTCATGATCTGTTAAAGAAGGGACTAGTTTAA
- the plsY gene encoding glycerol-3-phosphate 1-O-acyltransferase PlsY: protein MTAFRIFMIFFGYLSGSIPFGMIIAKMMGAGDIRQKGSGNIGATNVLRTTGKLGGAMTLLFDALKGAVPVLIAKSLWGLDMWTLVIAFAAIIGHNYTVFLKFRGGKGVATSMGVIFSLWPYIGLITIGIWIGSMFLWKYSSLAALISFGFFPVITAIGERHILFIIFSLIISSLLYFRHIENIRRLVAGTEGKIGAGGMKAVILASIILVSSGMAYAETQAAHDRLVPVEIEKLWIERQNAINAGNTNSADLILEEIVRTRYRLGINRIDDIAALLVREGYMSMEKGAPDNAYHLSLVARDLSPDYAPSYYLSAKALRHMSRAGIGQIFYEYTGGVKATLRDFWTSFNLAGRLYSIILLGAGFTILIFTASLCCRTYPLFFHTFKELTAGFVTSPFNIIFFLIIAFIPFLFGIAWFVLIWIVLSWIYMSRKDKILAVICIIFFLFLPVLLKYSSIFATAHNNIILRGLVAAERGYGEPELIEHLKDYLKIEPGNEYITFGIAFLSNKDGKIDESQQYFERLINSGNRTIRINAINSLGNISFYRGNYDRAIKYYTDAIRESPESPIPVYNLSQVYREKLLFAEAEETYNKASSINLHDVERFTALSAKGSGYRVIEYPVAKRDMWRVALTTSNDTGTLSGGIIKALIRIPAESFLFLGISIAIILSVISYIKPRTPMAYYCPACNRSVCGRCTGSKIFGGVCRTCKSREQDGSLLSVSSSRIYYIIPGLWHMIRGQTAKGIILGIIFSTGIAGIISEQTAATWNTAYYMPEWPSIFWISLIILSYILVFFTGIRPFRSGQMVGRNVS, encoded by the coding sequence ATGACTGCATTCAGGATATTCATGATTTTCTTCGGTTACCTGTCCGGTTCAATACCGTTCGGGATGATTATTGCAAAGATGATGGGGGCCGGAGACATAAGACAAAAGGGTAGTGGTAATATCGGGGCAACAAATGTCTTACGGACAACGGGAAAATTAGGAGGTGCCATGACATTATTGTTTGATGCACTTAAAGGGGCTGTACCGGTATTGATAGCCAAATCATTATGGGGGCTTGATATGTGGACTCTTGTAATTGCCTTTGCCGCCATCATTGGTCACAACTACACTGTATTTCTGAAATTCAGGGGGGGCAAGGGGGTAGCCACAAGCATGGGCGTCATCTTTTCCTTATGGCCCTATATAGGGCTGATCACAATAGGTATATGGATAGGAAGCATGTTTCTCTGGAAGTATTCATCACTTGCCGCGCTTATATCCTTCGGTTTCTTTCCGGTTATCACTGCCATAGGGGAAAGACATATATTATTTATTATTTTCTCCCTGATTATTTCTTCCCTCCTCTATTTCAGGCATATTGAAAACATCAGGAGACTTGTCGCAGGTACGGAGGGAAAGATCGGCGCAGGGGGTATGAAGGCTGTTATCCTTGCCTCAATAATTCTTGTTTCATCCGGAATGGCTTATGCAGAAACACAAGCCGCTCATGACAGGCTGGTCCCGGTGGAGATAGAAAAATTATGGATAGAGAGACAGAATGCAATTAATGCCGGTAATACAAATTCTGCTGACCTTATACTTGAAGAAATTGTCAGGACCAGGTACAGGCTGGGGATCAACAGAATTGATGACATCGCCGCCCTCCTTGTACGTGAGGGATATATGTCTATGGAAAAGGGTGCGCCTGATAATGCCTATCATCTAAGCCTTGTTGCAAGGGATTTATCACCTGATTATGCTCCATCCTATTACCTGTCGGCAAAGGCGCTTCGCCATATGTCCAGGGCCGGCATCGGACAGATATTTTATGAATACACAGGAGGGGTGAAGGCAACTCTCAGAGACTTCTGGACATCATTTAACCTGGCTGGGAGATTGTACTCAATAATTCTTCTTGGAGCTGGCTTTACTATACTTATATTTACAGCCTCGCTTTGCTGCAGGACATATCCGTTATTTTTTCATACATTTAAAGAGCTGACTGCCGGCTTTGTAACCAGTCCTTTTAACATTATCTTCTTTCTTATAATTGCCTTTATCCCGTTCCTGTTTGGAATTGCATGGTTTGTTCTGATATGGATAGTCCTGTCATGGATATATATGAGCAGGAAGGACAAGATCCTTGCTGTTATCTGTATCATATTTTTCCTCTTTTTACCGGTATTGCTCAAATACAGCTCGATCTTTGCTACTGCACATAACAACATCATCCTCAGGGGACTCGTTGCCGCAGAGAGGGGATATGGCGAGCCGGAACTTATTGAACATTTAAAGGACTATCTTAAAATTGAGCCAGGCAACGAATATATAACTTTTGGGATTGCCTTTCTTTCCAATAAAGATGGAAAGATTGATGAATCGCAGCAATACTTTGAGAGGCTAATAAACTCAGGCAACAGAACTATCAGGATCAATGCAATTAATTCGCTCGGAAACATCAGTTTCTACAGGGGGAACTATGACAGGGCTATCAAATATTATACTGATGCGATACGTGAATCTCCCGAATCTCCCATCCCAGTATATAATTTAAGTCAGGTTTACAGAGAAAAACTCCTGTTTGCTGAAGCAGAGGAGACCTATAATAAAGCCAGTAGTATAAACCTGCACGATGTGGAACGTTTTACGGCGTTGTCGGCAAAGGGAAGCGGATACCGTGTTATTGAATATCCGGTTGCTAAACGTGATATGTGGCGTGTTGCATTAACGACTTCAAATGATACCGGCACATTATCCGGCGGAATTATTAAAGCTTTAATCAGAATACCTGCTGAGAGCTTTCTCTTTCTGGGAATAAGTATTGCCATAATACTATCAGTCATTTCTTATATCAAACCACGAACGCCAATGGCGTATTATTGTCCTGCCTGTAACCGCAGCGTATGTGGGAGGTGCACAGGCTCAAAAATATTTGGAGGTGTTTGCAGAACATGTAAATCCAGGGAGCAGGATGGCAGCCTGCTATCTGTGAGCAGCAGCCGTATTTATTATATAATACCTGGCCTGTGGCACATGATCAGAGGACAAACCGCCAAAGGGATAATTTTGGGCATTATATTCAGTACAGGTATTGCAGGAATAATATCTGAACAGACTGCCGCCACATGGAATACAGCATATTATATGCCTGAATGGCCATCCATTTTCTGGATTTCATTAATCATCCTGTCTTATATACTGGTGTTTTTTACCGGTATCCGTCCATTCCGCTCCGGCCAGATGGTAGGAAGAAATGTCTCTTGA